The window GCGTAAACAATACGCCCGGTTTATAGGATATAGCATGAATACTATCCGGCGCGCTACCATCTGTAGTATACCGGATATCGGTTCCTTTTATCGGGTTGCCAAGCTGTAAAAGATAACTTTGCTTAAATATTACCGCGGTATTTTTTAACTGCGGACTGGTAAGTTTTAAAGGCCTGCCATCATCTTTAAAACCGGTTAACAGGGTAATGTGCTTATTGGCTTTTTGTAATGGAACAAGATCGGCAGTTTTAAGGCCGGTATCCCAGATGGCCAGTTCGGTAAGGCTTTTGATCGCCGTCAGTTGCTTTACATCGGCAGGGTTTAATTTTACACCGGCCAGCGAAAGGCTTTTAAGCAACTTAAGCGAAGCCAGTTCCTTCAATCCGCCACCGGTAACATCGCTAAAATTCAGATTAAGCCTGTGTAGGTTTTCAAATTGGGCTATCGTTTTTAAATCAGCATCCTTTACCGGCATTTTATTCAAATCAAGCGACACCACTTGTTTCTTTATCGGGCTAAGTTCATCAAGCACCTTGATGTTGTAGGTGCTTTTGTTGTAAATATTAACGGCCAGAGCGGGCGATTCCTTTGCCAGGGGATAAATTACCCGGTAATTATTGTTGAGTTTTTTAATCTCTTTATCATCAGCTGCCGAAAAATCATATACCTCCTCTGCGCTTTCGGCGGGTTTTAATAATGTTGCCGCAATCATCCGGAGTGAATCTGTTGCGGGCAGGTCGATAAACTTTTTCTTAAAATCGGGCTTGTTTTTTACCCAAAGGTAAAGCAGTACTTTTTCTTCGTCGGTTAGTTGCGGTTTACCGGCGGGCGGCATGTGCTTTTTCTCTGATTCGGGCATGTGTACCCGCTGCAACAGCAAGCTCATAGCCGGATCGCCGGGAATAAAAAGTTTACCATTTTTGCCGCCTTTTAATATCGCAGCCTGGCTGGTGAGCATTAGTCCACCTTTCATTTTATCAGCATTATGGCAGCTTTGGCATTTGGCTTCAAAAATTGGCCTGATAACATCCTGGTAAACAAAGGCCTTATCAATGGATACTTTATTCTTGTCTTTATCCATTACCGGCCCTAAAACAAAATCGTCGCCGTGGGTAAGGTTTGCACCAAAATGCCCGGCAACTATCAAACAAAAAACCGTAACCAAAGCCCCTGTTTTGGCCAGCGTAACCGTATATTTTGCTGTGTTACGAATAAGATAAACGCCATAGCCCACAAACGCCACACTGATGCCAAACCACTTATGCCATAACAAATTACCTCCCTCGTAACCCGGCTCGCGCGATAACAGCAGGCCCATGATTACCGTTAACGACGATAAAAGCGCTCCCAGCACCAGTAAATAATTGGTAAAGTTTTGGTAAAGCTTCTCGTTAGCAAATTCGGCCCTGAACCGAAAAAACTCCAGCACCATGGCCAGCATCAATATTACGATAGGGAAATGCAAAATTAAGGGGTGCAACCGCCCAACCGGCTGTAACCATTGCGGCACAACCAGGCTATCGCCGGCTATTAGTAAAACTAAAATGAAAATATTAAGCGCAAACAATGCCCCGTCTGCGAAAGCCCTGTGGTTGCCCTTCATACCAGCAACAATATTTTATTTATCAAAACTAAATAAGCTAAAACGTTTTAAACACATCGATAAAAAGATATCAGCAGTCAAATCTATCAAAACCGGATAAGCTAAAACATTTTAAGCATGTCACTAAAAAGAATCAGCCTTAAAATCAAAATCCTGTCAATCCTGTAAAATCCTAAAATCGTGTTAAGTGATAATCCCTTTTACCACATTTCCGGCAACATCCGTTAGCCTGTACCTCCTGCCTAAGCTTTTAAACGTAAGCTTTTTGTGATCGATACCTAACTGGTTGAGCATGGTAGCATGAAAATCATGCACATGCACAGGATCTTTAACAATATTATACCCAAAATCGTCCGATTCGCCGTAAACCATGCCCGGTTTAATACCGCCGCCGGCCATCCACACACTAAAGCAGCGCGGGTGATGATCGCGTCCATAGTTTGCCTTCTCCAACTTACCCTGGCTGTAATTGGTACGGCCAAATTCGCCGCCCCATATTACCAGGGTTTCATCCAACAGGCCCCGTTGCTTTAAATCGGTAACCAAAGCCGCCGAAGCCTGGTCTACATCCTTGGCCTGCCCGGCCATTTCCTGGGGAAGGTTGCTATGCTGATCCCAGCCCTGGTGGTAAAGCTGCACAAAGCGAACGCCGTTTTCTGATAGCTTCCTGGCCAGTAAACAATTGGCCGCGTAAGTACCGGGAATTAAACATTCGGGGCCGTACATTTTTACGATGTCGTCCGACTCTTTGGAAACATCCATAATTTCGGGCACGGCCGTTTGCATGCGGTAGGCCATTTCGTACTGCTGTATCTTGGTATTTATCTCCGGGTCGCCGAATTGTTTATAGTTGATATCATTTAAAGCGGCCAGGTTATCCAGCATTTTGCGGCGTTCGTGCCGGTTTAAGCCTTCGGGATCGTTCAGGTACAATATCGGGTTTTCGCCGCTGCTGAATTGTACACCCTGGTGTATAGAATCTAAAAATCCATTACTCCACAATTTGGAGTATACCCCTTGCCCGTTGCCTTTTCCCTTAGACAATAATACCGTAAAGGCAGGCAGGTTTTTATTCTCACTGCCAAGGCCGTAGCTTACCCACGAGCCCATACTTGGGCGATTACCCTGCTGTGCACCGGTCTGGAAAAAAGTAAGCGCAGGATCGTGATTTATGGCATCGGTGTTCATCGAGCGGATGATACAGATATCATCTGCGATTTTGCCAATGTGGGGGAACAAATCGCTCACCCATGCCCCCGATTCGCCGTATTGTTTAAAATCGTAAAATGAACCAACCAGCGGGAACGAGGCCTGCTTTGCCGTCATCCCGGTAAGTATCTGGTTGCCGCGCACAGAAGCGGGCAGCTCCTGCCCCATCATTTCGCGCAATTTGGGCTTATAATCAAATGATTCCAATTGTGAGGGCGCGCCATCCTGGAAAAGATAGATCACCCTTTTTGCCTTTGGTGCAAAGTTGGGTATGCCCGGCACAAAATCAGCTTCGGCATCGGCACCGCTGCCACTAAAAAGATCGGGAATAAGTAATGAGCCTAAGGCAAAACTCCCTATTCCCAGGCTTAACCTGGATAGGAACTTTCGCCGGTTTATATTGAGCCTGCTCTCTAAAAAATCTTTTTCCATATCAGGTTTTTGTTATCGCTTCTTCTACATTGTACATAGCATCAACCACTTTCATCATAGCTGCCAAGGTTACTTTATCAAGGTTAGCAGGTATCGGGTATTCGCCAACGCTTAACAGCTTTTGGGCATCAGCCTTGTTCATCGCTTTCAGTTCATCGTTGTAGTAGGCTGTAAGTATGGCCAATTCTTTTTCCTGCGGATGACGGCACATAATCAACCGGAATGCTTTGGTTATTTTATCCTGCGGGCGACTGTTATCCCGCAATAGTCTTGCTGCTAAAACACGGGCTGCCTCCAATACTGTAGGGTCATTAAGCATCACCAAAGCCTGTAAGGGTGTATTGGTGCGCAGGCGTTTTACTTCGCACTGATCGCGGTTGCTGGCATCAAAAATGCCCAGCGAGGCCGGCGGAACGGTGCGTTTGATGAGGGTATACATGCCCCTGCGATAAAGATTGGGGCCATGTACCTGTTTATAGCTGGCCAATTGCCCGCGGCCAGATGTGGCGTTTTCCCACAAGCCGGGCGGCTGGTACGGGTTAACACTTGGGCCGCCAATGGTTTGGTTAAGCAAACCGCTGCTGGCTAAAACCAAATCGCGTACAAACTCGGCGGGTAAACGGCTACGTGGTCCGCGCGCCAGCCAGGTATTCTCAGGATCATCTTTTAACTTATCGGGGCTTATTACAGCTGATTGCCTGTAAGTAGCCGACATCACAATTTGTTTTACCAGCCGTTTGATATTCCAGCCATGATCCCTGAAATCAACAGCAAGCCAATCCAATAATTCGGGGTGCGACGGCAAATCGCCCTGCATGCCAAAATCGCCCGAGCTTTTTACAATGCCTTTGCCAAAAAACTCCTGCCAAACCTGGTTCACAAATACCCTTGCGGCAAGCGGGTTGTTTTTATTAAACAGCCATTCGGCCAAACCGAGGCGATTTTTAGGATAACTGGCGGCAAATGGCAGTATAGCTTTTGGCGTACCCGGCTCAACAACATCACCGTGGGCATCGTAATTGCCGCGTTTGAGGATATAAGTTGGCCGCACTTTATCGCTATCGGTCATGATAGATACAATAAGTTTATCGGTATCCTGCTTATTGATAAACTTCATCACCTTTTTAACTTCATCGTTACTTATCTGCATCAACGGCCGTTTGGCATAAGTTTCGGGCCCGCCTACAACCGACTCAATGCCTACTTCTTTTACATTGTTAAAAAAGGCAAACATCTGGTAATAATCCTTTTGCGAAAACGGGTCATATTTATGATCGTGGCAGTGCGCGCACTCCAACGTAACCCCAAGCAGCGCTTTGCCGAAGGTATTGGTACGATCTGTCACGTAGCTTACCCGGTACTCTTCGTCAATTACGCCGCCCTCTTCGGTAATTTTGTGGTTGCGGTTAAAGCCTGTTGCCAGTAATTGTTCGGTAG is drawn from Mucilaginibacter ginsenosidivorax and contains these coding sequences:
- a CDS encoding PSD1 and planctomycete cytochrome C domain-containing protein; the encoded protein is MFRKLYLVWLVIAACVLFIIHACNRAGKTDAEQMPDTVSYNFNIRPILSDKCFKCHGPDAAHRQADLRLDIPESAFKALKDNPTAHALVAGDPMMSEVYRRISTKDTSEQMPPPSSNLKKLTTFEVDLIKQWIKQGARYEKHWAFVPPRSYAVPQVENTAWPKNPIDNFVLQKMEQKGFDPNPEADKERLLKRVSLDLTGLPPTLQMMDNFLADNSANAYQKVVDQLMATPQYGEKMTLHWLDVARYADSHGYQDDNYRSQWPWRDWVIHSFNENLPYDKFITWQIAGDQLPNATTEQLLATGFNRNHKITEEGGVIDEEYRVSYVTDRTNTFGKALLGVTLECAHCHDHKYDPFSQKDYYQMFAFFNNVKEVGIESVVGGPETYAKRPLMQISNDEVKKVMKFINKQDTDKLIVSIMTDSDKVRPTYILKRGNYDAHGDVVEPGTPKAILPFAASYPKNRLGLAEWLFNKNNPLAARVFVNQVWQEFFGKGIVKSSGDFGMQGDLPSHPELLDWLAVDFRDHGWNIKRLVKQIVMSATYRQSAVISPDKLKDDPENTWLARGPRSRLPAEFVRDLVLASSGLLNQTIGGPSVNPYQPPGLWENATSGRGQLASYKQVHGPNLYRRGMYTLIKRTVPPASLGIFDASNRDQCEVKRLRTNTPLQALVMLNDPTVLEAARVLAARLLRDNSRPQDKITKAFRLIMCRHPQEKELAILTAYYNDELKAMNKADAQKLLSVGEYPIPANLDKVTLAAMMKVVDAMYNVEEAITKT
- a CDS encoding c-type cytochrome domain-containing protein, yielding MKGNHRAFADGALFALNIFILVLLIAGDSLVVPQWLQPVGRLHPLILHFPIVILMLAMVLEFFRFRAEFANEKLYQNFTNYLLVLGALLSSLTVIMGLLLSREPGYEGGNLLWHKWFGISVAFVGYGVYLIRNTAKYTVTLAKTGALVTVFCLIVAGHFGANLTHGDDFVLGPVMDKDKNKVSIDKAFVYQDVIRPIFEAKCQSCHNADKMKGGLMLTSQAAILKGGKNGKLFIPGDPAMSLLLQRVHMPESEKKHMPPAGKPQLTDEEKVLLYLWVKNKPDFKKKFIDLPATDSLRMIAATLLKPAESAEEVYDFSAADDKEIKKLNNNYRVIYPLAKESPALAVNIYNKSTYNIKVLDELSPIKKQVVSLDLNKMPVKDADLKTIAQFENLHRLNLNFSDVTGGGLKELASLKLLKSLSLAGVKLNPADVKQLTAIKSLTELAIWDTGLKTADLVPLQKANKHITLLTGFKDDGRPLKLTSPQLKNTAVIFKQSYLLQLGNPIKGTDIRYTTDGSAPDSIHAISYKPGVLFTQNTVIRARAFKAGWIGSDTVQFNIYKSTYTPDSISFLTYPDSKYKGEGPKTMIDKELGSGNFGDGKWLASQKDLELLMWFNKPVDLHSVNLNVMRNTGPQIFLPAKVEVWGGTDQSHLKLLGSVTHAVPLKNDPYSIMNLECKLKNGQPISCIKLVARPLKSVPAWHPAKGKPAWVFMDEVFLN
- a CDS encoding DUF1501 domain-containing protein, with protein sequence MEKDFLESRLNINRRKFLSRLSLGIGSFALGSLLIPDLFSGSGADAEADFVPGIPNFAPKAKRVIYLFQDGAPSQLESFDYKPKLREMMGQELPASVRGNQILTGMTAKQASFPLVGSFYDFKQYGESGAWVSDLFPHIGKIADDICIIRSMNTDAINHDPALTFFQTGAQQGNRPSMGSWVSYGLGSENKNLPAFTVLLSKGKGNGQGVYSKLWSNGFLDSIHQGVQFSSGENPILYLNDPEGLNRHERRKMLDNLAALNDINYKQFGDPEINTKIQQYEMAYRMQTAVPEIMDVSKESDDIVKMYGPECLIPGTYAANCLLARKLSENGVRFVQLYHQGWDQHSNLPQEMAGQAKDVDQASAALVTDLKQRGLLDETLVIWGGEFGRTNYSQGKLEKANYGRDHHPRCFSVWMAGGGIKPGMVYGESDDFGYNIVKDPVHVHDFHATMLNQLGIDHKKLTFKSLGRRYRLTDVAGNVVKGIIT